A region of Streptomyces sp. NBC_01267 DNA encodes the following proteins:
- a CDS encoding CoA-acylating methylmalonate-semialdehyde dehydrogenase, whose translation MKTVNHWIGGKAVEGTSGNWGPVTDPATGAVTTQVALASVEEVNAAVASAKAAYETWGTASLSARTAILFRYRALLDAHRDEIAALITAEHGKVHSDALGEVARGLEIVELACGITTQLKGELSTQVSTRVDVSSIRQSIGVVAGITPFNFPAMVPMWMFPLAIACGNTFVLKPSEKDPSAANRLAELATEAGLPDGVLNVLHGDKLAVDTLLSHPDVDVVSFVGSTPIARHIHTTATAHGKRVQALGGAKNHMLVLPDADLDAAADAAVSAAYGSAGERCMAISAVVAVASIADELVAKIRERAEKIKIGPGNDPTSEMGPLITKVHRDKVASYVTGAAAQGADVVLDGTGFTVEGHEDGHWIGLSLLDNVSTDSDAYKDEIFGPVLCVLRVGTYEEGVALMNASPFGNGTAIFTRDGGAARRFQLEIEAGMVGVNVPIPVPVGYHSFGGWKDSLFGDHHIYGNDGVHFYTRGKVVTTRWPDPADAPAGVDLGFPSNH comes from the coding sequence ATGAAGACCGTCAACCACTGGATCGGTGGCAAGGCCGTCGAGGGCACGTCGGGCAACTGGGGCCCGGTCACCGACCCGGCGACCGGCGCCGTCACCACCCAGGTCGCGCTGGCCTCCGTCGAGGAGGTGAACGCGGCGGTCGCCTCGGCGAAGGCCGCGTACGAGACGTGGGGCACCGCCTCCCTCTCGGCCCGCACCGCGATTCTCTTCCGCTACCGCGCGCTGCTCGACGCGCACCGCGACGAGATCGCCGCGCTGATCACCGCCGAGCACGGCAAGGTGCACTCCGACGCGCTCGGCGAGGTCGCCCGCGGTCTGGAGATCGTCGAGCTGGCCTGCGGTATCACCACCCAGCTCAAGGGCGAGCTGTCCACCCAGGTCTCCACCCGGGTCGACGTCTCGTCGATCCGCCAGTCGATCGGTGTCGTCGCGGGCATCACGCCCTTCAACTTCCCGGCCATGGTGCCGATGTGGATGTTCCCGCTGGCCATCGCCTGCGGCAACACCTTCGTACTGAAGCCCAGCGAGAAGGACCCGTCCGCCGCGAACCGGCTGGCCGAACTGGCCACCGAGGCCGGTCTGCCGGACGGTGTGCTCAACGTCCTGCACGGTGACAAGCTCGCCGTGGACACCCTGCTGAGCCACCCGGACGTCGACGTGGTGTCGTTCGTCGGCTCCACGCCGATCGCCCGCCACATCCACACCACGGCCACCGCCCACGGCAAGCGCGTCCAGGCGCTCGGCGGCGCGAAGAACCACATGCTGGTGCTGCCCGACGCCGACCTGGACGCCGCGGCCGACGCCGCCGTGTCCGCCGCGTACGGCTCGGCCGGTGAGCGCTGCATGGCGATCTCCGCCGTCGTCGCCGTCGCGTCCATCGCCGACGAACTGGTGGCGAAGATCCGGGAGCGCGCCGAGAAGATCAAGATCGGCCCCGGCAACGACCCCACGTCCGAGATGGGCCCGCTGATCACCAAGGTCCACCGGGACAAGGTCGCCTCGTACGTCACGGGCGCGGCGGCCCAGGGCGCCGACGTCGTGCTCGACGGCACCGGCTTCACGGTCGAGGGCCACGAGGACGGCCACTGGATCGGCCTCTCGCTCCTCGACAACGTCTCGACCGACTCCGACGCGTACAAGGACGAGATCTTCGGCCCGGTGCTGTGCGTGCTGCGCGTCGGGACGTACGAGGAGGGCGTCGCCCTCATGAACGCCTCGCCGTTCGGCAACGGCACCGCGATCTTCACCCGCGACGGCGGCGCGGCCCGCCGCTTCCAGCTGGAGATCGAGGCGGGCATGGTCGGCGTCAACGTCCCGATCCCGGTCCCCGTCGGCTACCACTCCTTCGGCGGCTGGAAGGACTCGCTCTTCGGCGACCACCACATCTACGGCAACGACGGCGTGCACTTCTACACCCGCGGCAAGGTCGTCACCACCCGCTGGCCGGACCCGGCCGACGCCCCGGCCGGTGTGGACCTGGGCTTCCCGAGCAACCACTGA
- the iolD gene encoding 3D-(3,5/4)-trihydroxycyclohexane-1,2-dione acylhydrolase (decyclizing): protein MSTTLPATRRLTTAQALIAFLARQYTERDGHRHRLISATWGIFGHGNVAGIGQALVESGPDTMPYHQGRNEQAMVHAAVGYARQSGRLSAHAVTTSIGPGATNLVTGAALATVNHLPVLLLPGDTFATRPADPVLQQLEVPYAGDVSVNDCLRPVSKYFDRITRPEALIPAVLAAMRVLADPAQTGAVTLALPQDVQAEAYDWPEEFFAERVWRVPVPRPDERELADAVAAIRAARRPLIVAGGGVRHSRAEDALRALADATGIPVASTQAGKGSLPYDHPADVGGIGHTGTATADVLARAADLVIGVGTRYSDFTTASSTLFQAPDVRFVNVNITGFDAHKLAGLPLVADARATLELLTDALRAHRVPAAYEGAYHAAKADWEGRVTAAYAVRHDDRPPTQAQLLGVLDSLVTGEDIVINAAGSLPGDLHQLWRTRSRDQYHVEYGYSCMGYEIPAAIGVQLAAPGRPVWALVGDGTYLMNPTEIVTAVQEGLPVNIVILQNHGYASIGGLSESVGAERFGTAYRFRAPDGTYTGAPLPVDLAANAASLGLTVLRAKTVRDLREALAAARASDRPTCVYVETETADTVSGPPPAQAWWDVPVAETATRPSAVEAREEYDRQVAARRRHL, encoded by the coding sequence ATGAGCACCACCCTTCCCGCCACCCGGCGGCTCACCACCGCCCAGGCCCTGATCGCGTTCCTGGCCCGCCAGTACACCGAACGCGACGGACACCGCCACCGGCTGATCTCCGCCACCTGGGGCATCTTCGGCCACGGCAACGTCGCCGGAATCGGCCAGGCGCTCGTCGAGTCGGGCCCGGACACGATGCCGTACCACCAGGGCCGCAACGAACAGGCCATGGTGCACGCGGCCGTCGGATACGCCCGGCAGTCCGGACGGCTCTCCGCGCACGCCGTCACCACCTCCATCGGCCCCGGCGCCACCAACCTGGTCACCGGCGCCGCGCTCGCCACCGTCAACCACCTGCCGGTACTGCTGCTGCCCGGCGACACCTTCGCGACCCGCCCCGCCGACCCGGTGCTCCAGCAGCTCGAAGTCCCGTACGCGGGCGATGTGTCGGTCAACGACTGTCTGCGTCCCGTCTCGAAGTACTTCGACCGGATCACCCGCCCCGAGGCGCTGATCCCGGCCGTGCTCGCCGCGATGCGGGTCCTCGCCGACCCCGCGCAGACCGGTGCGGTGACGCTGGCGCTGCCCCAGGACGTCCAGGCCGAGGCGTACGACTGGCCCGAGGAGTTCTTCGCCGAGCGGGTCTGGCGGGTGCCGGTGCCCCGGCCCGACGAGCGGGAACTGGCCGACGCGGTCGCCGCGATCCGGGCCGCCCGCCGCCCGCTGATCGTCGCGGGCGGCGGCGTCCGCCACAGCCGCGCCGAGGACGCCCTGCGCGCGCTCGCCGACGCGACCGGCATCCCGGTGGCGTCCACCCAGGCGGGCAAGGGCTCGCTGCCGTACGACCACCCGGCGGACGTCGGCGGCATCGGCCACACCGGGACCGCCACCGCCGACGTGCTCGCCCGCGCCGCCGACCTGGTGATCGGCGTCGGCACCCGCTACTCCGACTTCACCACCGCGTCGTCCACCCTGTTCCAGGCCCCGGACGTGCGCTTCGTCAACGTCAACATCACCGGCTTCGACGCCCACAAGCTCGCCGGGCTCCCGCTGGTCGCGGACGCCCGCGCCACCCTTGAGCTGCTGACCGACGCACTGCGGGCCCACCGGGTACCCGCCGCGTACGAGGGCGCCTACCACGCGGCGAAGGCCGACTGGGAGGGTCGGGTCACCGCCGCGTACGCCGTCCGCCACGACGACCGGCCGCCCACCCAGGCGCAGTTGCTCGGGGTGCTCGACTCCCTGGTGACGGGCGAGGACATCGTCATCAACGCGGCCGGCTCGCTCCCCGGCGACCTGCACCAGCTGTGGCGCACCCGCTCCCGCGACCAGTACCACGTCGAGTACGGCTACTCCTGCATGGGTTACGAGATCCCGGCCGCGATCGGCGTCCAGCTGGCGGCCCCCGGGCGCCCCGTCTGGGCCCTGGTCGGCGACGGCACGTATCTGATGAACCCCACCGAAATCGTCACCGCCGTTCAGGAGGGCCTGCCCGTCAACATCGTGATCCTCCAGAACCACGGCTACGCCTCCATCGGCGGTCTCTCCGAGTCGGTGGGCGCCGAGCGTTTCGGTACGGCCTACCGCTTCCGGGCCCCGGACGGTACGTACACGGGCGCGCCGCTGCCCGTCGATCTCGCCGCCAACGCGGCCAGCCTCGGCCTGACCGTGCTGCGCGCGAAAACGGTGCGTGACCTGCGGGAAGCTCTGGCCGCGGCGCGTGCGTCGGACCGTCCCACATGTGTCTACGTGGAGACCGAAACCGCAGACACAGTGTCGGGGCCCCCTCCGGCACAGGCGTGGTGGGATGTTCCGGTAGCTGAGACCGCGACCCGCCCGTCGGCGGTCGAGGCCCGGGAGGAGTACGACCGGCAGGTCGCAGCCCGACGCCGCCATCTTTAA
- the iolB gene encoding 5-deoxy-glucuronate isomerase, which yields MVMTDDDLVVRAGSAARGPYALDIGPEQAGWDRSALRILELAPGSTHLLSTEESEWILLPLAGACTVQVDGEIMELRGRAGVFSGVSDFAYVPRDAHAQISSGAGGRFALAGAKCERRLPARYGSAPEVPVELRGSGSCSRQVNNFAAADTFACDRLIAVEVLTPGGNWSSFPPHKHDEYRPGEESVLEEIYYFEIAGDGPGYHRVSPSRPGGTDLLAEVRSGDTVLIPDGWHGPSMATPGHDMYYLNVMAGPGAEREWLISDHPDHAGIRTAWESQPVDPRLPLYGPGADPGPRLPLYEPEADPR from the coding sequence ATGGTGATGACGGACGACGATCTGGTGGTACGGGCGGGGAGCGCGGCCCGTGGCCCGTACGCCCTGGACATCGGCCCCGAGCAGGCCGGATGGGACCGCTCCGCGCTGCGGATCCTGGAACTCGCGCCGGGAAGCACACATCTTCTCTCCACAGAAGAAAGCGAATGGATCCTGCTGCCCCTCGCCGGGGCATGTACGGTCCAGGTGGACGGCGAGATCATGGAACTGCGCGGCAGAGCAGGGGTGTTCAGCGGAGTCAGTGATTTCGCCTACGTACCGCGCGACGCCCACGCCCAGATCTCCTCCGGCGCGGGAGGCCGCTTCGCCCTGGCAGGAGCGAAGTGCGAGCGACGTCTCCCCGCCCGCTACGGCTCCGCGCCGGAGGTTCCCGTCGAGCTGCGCGGCAGCGGCAGCTGCTCGCGCCAGGTCAACAACTTCGCCGCCGCCGACACCTTCGCGTGCGACCGGCTGATCGCCGTCGAGGTGCTGACGCCCGGCGGCAACTGGTCCTCCTTCCCGCCCCACAAGCACGACGAGTACCGGCCGGGCGAGGAGTCCGTGCTGGAGGAGATCTACTACTTCGAGATCGCGGGCGACGGCCCCGGCTACCACCGGGTCTCCCCGTCCAGGCCCGGCGGCACCGACCTGCTGGCCGAAGTCCGCAGCGGGGACACGGTGTTGATCCCCGACGGCTGGCACGGCCCGTCGATGGCCACCCCCGGGCACGACATGTACTACCTCAATGTGATGGCGGGGCCGGGCGCGGAGCGTGAGTGGCTGATCAGCGACCACCCGGACCACGCCGGTATCCGTACGGCCTGGGAGTCGCAGCCCGTCGACCCCAGGCTTCCCCTGTACGGGCCGGGCGCGGACCCCGGCCCCCGGCTTCCCCTGTACGAACCGGAGGCGGACCCCCGATGA
- a CDS encoding Cgl0159 family (beta/alpha)8-fold protein: protein MTGPIPLGELVALRTRHPEAIAEAAARRVRRPLIGDSGRLMIVAADHPARGALAVGDRSLAMANRLDLLERLCLALSRPGVDGVLATADILEDLLLLGALEGKVVMGSMNRGGLAGAAFELDDRFTGHRAQDLARLGFDAGKLLLRIDYEDPGSPATLHSTARAIDEMAALRLPVFVEPFICHRVDGQLRNDLTADAVTRSLAIASGLAGTSAYTWLKVPVTADPDDMARVMETSTLPAVLLGGAPGAAQEDMYERWRLALRLPTVQGLVAGRTLLYPLDGDVAGAVDTAVGLLRPPGRH from the coding sequence GTGACCGGGCCGATCCCCCTCGGCGAACTGGTGGCCCTGCGGACCCGCCACCCCGAAGCCATCGCCGAGGCCGCCGCCCGCCGCGTCCGCCGTCCGCTCATCGGCGACAGCGGACGTCTGATGATCGTGGCCGCCGACCACCCGGCCCGCGGCGCGCTCGCCGTCGGCGACCGGTCCCTCGCCATGGCCAACCGGCTGGACCTGCTGGAACGCCTCTGCCTCGCCCTCTCCCGGCCGGGCGTCGACGGGGTGCTCGCCACCGCCGACATCCTGGAGGACCTGCTGCTCCTCGGTGCGCTGGAGGGCAAGGTCGTGATGGGCTCCATGAACCGCGGCGGGCTCGCGGGCGCGGCCTTCGAACTCGACGACCGCTTCACCGGCCACCGGGCCCAGGACCTGGCCCGCCTCGGCTTCGACGCGGGCAAGCTCCTGCTCCGTATCGACTACGAGGACCCCGGCTCGCCCGCCACCCTGCACTCCACCGCCCGCGCCATCGACGAGATGGCGGCCCTCCGACTGCCGGTCTTCGTCGAGCCGTTCATCTGCCACCGGGTGGACGGGCAGCTCCGCAACGACCTCACCGCCGACGCGGTCACCCGTTCCCTCGCCATCGCCTCCGGGCTGGCCGGCACCTCCGCGTACACCTGGCTGAAGGTGCCCGTCACCGCCGACCCCGACGACATGGCCCGGGTGATGGAGACCTCCACACTGCCCGCCGTCCTGCTCGGCGGCGCACCGGGCGCTGCCCAGGAGGACATGTACGAGCGGTGGCGCCTGGCCCTCCGACTGCCCACCGTCCAGGGCCTGGTGGCCGGGCGGACACTGCTCTACCCGCTGGACGGGGACGTGGCGGGCGCCGTGGACACCGCCGTGGGACTGCTCCGACCGCCCGGGAGGCACTGA